The Papaver somniferum cultivar HN1 chromosome 6, ASM357369v1, whole genome shotgun sequence genome segment tttattttttctttaaataactcacacatatgcataaaaattggtctgtgaccttataaatacaaattatttgttatatatagataccgaattttcagagccgaactcacatttataaatcgaattatacacgtacgtatgccgttccgaattactgacgaatcacgtcccgttgactgAATTTTGGatcgaatctggattttacaaaaccgtataatactcgtacgtttgccgttccgtacgtttgccgaatcccgaattgctaactaggtccATGGGGCCAGGCCAGCGGACCACCACATTCAGGTACGGTGGAGCAATAATCTCTCGAGTTATCTAGCGAGTGGTTAGAACGTCAAGCTCATGGTCACGTTAATATAGTATGTCGTTTTCTTTTGAAATGTTCCATACATGAGATTCCAGCATGACCAACCTTAAATCCCGTGGTTATTCATGTGACCATCAAAATCAAAGTCGTCGAGAAATATTTAGACAATGTTGCAGCCCACGTTGAATTAGTGGCAAAACACAATAGTAAAAAATGTACTTAAACCAATGAATGATAGACGGATGGATCCTTTGGTCTGATGAGTATAATCCATAATTTATTTTCAATgcgaaaataaaattttaaaatagTGATTTGCGTCCATCAGTAGAGTAGGTCTTGTCTTGCTgctttcgttgcacttgttcttcCATTAGGTAAACTAATTCTTTGTCTGTTAGTAGGAACCTGTACACCTGCTCGAAGAATTCTTCTACCAATTTGGCTATCGCAATCCAACTTTTCGTATTCAATGGACAATGCTCACATTTTAAAGTTGTAGCGGTTAGTGGCGTATTACACTTTGGAGTAGTCATATTATGGTAGAAAAATTCCAATTTGCTAGCTTTTGAAGCCACTAGTCAAAGAAGTTCCTGATTTAGAAAATGGAGAAATGGAGATCTGTTCGAACATAAacacaattatttttttattaaattgatCGATCATTACATAAATAAAAAGTGTAAGATAAAAGAAACTTAAAACCAGAAAAGCAAAATTAACAAAAGAAACTGATCATGGAAATAGGCACAAACACTGGACGGACATAATTAATTCTTGTGGCACTCCATAATCCAAGTGTTAAAAGCAGAACAGATAAGCTTAACACCAGAAAATCCAGTTGCTTTAGCCAAAGCATCAAATTCTTTCTCAGTCCTTTCTTTGCCACCAGGGTTATAAGCCATCATCATGTTATCAACATGGTAAACACCTAAAGCTTCAAGAGTTGGTTCACATGTTGGTGGAATAATGCATTCCACTAGTATCAATTTACCATGTTCAGGTAAAGCATCATGAATATTCTTCAAAACTTTGGTACAGAACTCATCACTCCAGTCATGTAGAATCCATTTCATGAATACAGCATCAGTCCCTTTTGGAACACTCACAAACATATCTCCTCCGACATGTTCGACTGCGGATTCGTAAACTGGAGCGTCTTTGATTACGTGAGGTAAGTCGAAGTTAATACCTTTCATGGATGGGTACTTGGTGAGAATCATGTCTAGACTGACACCGACGCCTCCGCCAACGTCTACGATGGAATTTATACCTTCGAAACCTTTGTACGTTTCTAAAATCTTCTTCATGAAAATTGCGGTGTGATCTGACATTCCTTTGTTGAACACCGTGTTGAACCTTGCATCTGTTGCTGGGTATTCGAATGCGTTCATGCCGTATGCCAAATTAAATGGGATACCGCCGGTAACAACCGCGTCTTTCAAATGGAACCTGAACAACACAGAGAAATAAGATTTGAGAATCAGTTAATCAATGCATGATTATGAATACAAATTGCGATGGATTGTGAAATTACCAGCTCTCCAATAAGATCTTATCCTGGTTCATCAGAAGCAAAGGAGCCattgaaacaccatcatcatccttAACAAGAAACTTGCAAACAAGTTCAAGACCATAGACTCTCTCAGTTGTGCCATCATCAAGAGTTCTGTCAGAACAAGAAAGAATCTTATAACTAGCCAATAATCTCAACATACGGTCAAGCATGATACTAGCATTCGGGTTCGTAACATTAAGAATCTGCGATGCAATATACGCAGCACTAAGTTCAGAACCTGGACCAGCTCTGTTCATTATCTCCAAAACATCCATTTCAATTGCAGCTCTCAATACCATCACTGGTACTGATGCACTAGCCAATTGTAATGCGAACATACATGCTTGTTCTTCTTGTTTATCTttggaatcttcttcttcttcatgatgATCACCTTTGTGTTTGCTGTGATGGCCTGAACCCATTTTGAGTTATAGCTGTTTGATTGATCAGGAAATTGGGTGTAGAATTGGAGGAGGAGAAGTGGAGAATTTGTGAGTTGGAGAGAAGAATGAGGAAAGTGATACTTATATATCTTTTCTTTTTGCTTCTTGTGTTTCTAATCACTGTAGATATCTTCACCTACCCAAtccctttctttctcttttctttgctTGTCAGGTTACCTACTACCACTACACATTATTTTAAAGGAGAAAGCCACCGCACAACTTCATTAACTATTTGTTTCTGCTTCTGTTTATCTATGACTGTTAGAAAGTTAGTAATTCGATATTAAAGTTACAGGAAGTTCATGCATGAATAATTAAGAGTTACAATCTAGAATTATCTTCCATGAAAGTTACAAAACTAATATAGCCTTTATATTGCATTTAGTGGATGACAGTGTT includes the following:
- the LOC113288498 gene encoding caffeic acid 3-O-methyltransferase-like, encoding MGSGHHSKHKGDHHEEEEDSKDKQEEQACMFALQLASASVPVMVLRAAIEMDVLEIMNRAGPGSELSAAYIASQILNVTNPNASIMLDRMLRLLASYKILSCSDRTLDDGTTERVYGLELVCKFLVKDDDGVSMAPLLLMNQDKILLESWFHLKDAVVTGGIPFNLAYGMNAFEYPATDARFNTVFNKGMSDHTAIFMKKILETYKGFEGINSIVDVGGGVGVSLDMILTKYPSMKGINFDLPHVIKDAPVYESAVEHVGGDMFVSVPKGTDAVFMKWILHDWSDEFCTKVLKNIHDALPEHGKLILVECIIPPTCEPTLEALGVYHVDNMMMAYNPGGKERTEKEFDALAKATGFSGVKLICSAFNTWIMECHKN